A stretch of the Rhodohalobacter mucosus genome encodes the following:
- a CDS encoding RNA polymerase sigma factor has protein sequence MNSDELKKSEFEIIDKILNGSRDRYSVLIDRYAPVVFHVVRRFERDEDEVEELAQQIFVKAYEKLGKFNKNSAFSSWLYMIAMNHCRDYAKNIRRQNKRFSEFEAGYLDNLFKEDKTPFKRLEMKEWKELLASALDGLSAEYAEPFLYKYRDGMSYEVMSEQTGVSVSALKVRVHRARKELKYRLNKEVQ, from the coding sequence ATGAATTCGGATGAACTGAAGAAATCGGAGTTTGAGATAATTGATAAGATCCTGAACGGTTCCAGAGATCGGTATAGCGTGCTTATTGACCGGTACGCGCCGGTGGTGTTTCATGTGGTGCGCCGGTTTGAGAGAGACGAAGATGAGGTGGAAGAGCTGGCTCAGCAGATATTTGTTAAGGCGTATGAGAAACTGGGCAAGTTCAATAAAAATTCAGCGTTCTCTTCATGGCTTTATATGATAGCTATGAATCACTGTCGTGACTACGCAAAAAATATCCGCAGGCAGAATAAACGATTCAGTGAGTTTGAAGCGGGATATCTGGATAATCTCTTTAAAGAGGATAAGACACCGTTTAAGCGTTTGGAGATGAAGGAGTGGAAAGAGCTGCTGGCCAGTGCCCTGGATGGCCTTTCGGCTGAATATGCAGAGCCGTTTCTATACAAATACAGAGATGGTATGAGCTATGAAGTAATGTCGGAACAGACCGGGGTGTCGGTGAGCGCCCTGAAAGTACGGGTGCACCGCGCAAGGAAAGAGTTGAAATACAGGTTAAATAAAGAGGTTCAATGA
- the pyrE gene encoding orotate phosphoribosyltransferase, which translates to MTDTTENYIILDPDFARKIAKHLLDINAVVLRPNEPFTWASGWNSPIYCDNRLTLRYPEIRKEISQGLIRIIEKHFSDVDVITGTATAGIPHAAWVAGSLNKPLAYVRAKAKSYGLGNQIEGGVDKGQSTLVIEDLISTGGSAVSVIEALQFIGAEVRGVLSIFTYGFEKATEKFNNLNIPVYCLTDYQTLIEVAVDEGRIEENDLDLLNAWRENPSEWPN; encoded by the coding sequence ATGACAGATACAACAGAAAACTATATAATTCTCGACCCGGACTTTGCAAGAAAAATTGCCAAACACCTGCTCGACATCAATGCAGTGGTTTTGCGTCCCAACGAACCGTTTACATGGGCATCCGGATGGAACTCACCCATTTACTGCGATAACCGGTTAACGCTCCGCTACCCGGAAATAAGAAAAGAAATTTCACAAGGACTCATCCGCATTATCGAAAAGCATTTTTCCGATGTGGATGTGATAACCGGCACAGCCACAGCGGGTATTCCGCATGCCGCCTGGGTTGCAGGTTCACTGAATAAACCTCTGGCCTATGTAAGGGCCAAAGCCAAATCCTACGGACTCGGCAATCAAATAGAGGGCGGGGTAGACAAGGGACAGTCAACGCTTGTTATCGAAGACCTTATCTCAACCGGCGGCTCGGCAGTATCCGTAATCGAAGCCCTGCAGTTTATCGGCGCTGAAGTTCGCGGTGTACTAAGTATCTTTACGTATGGATTTGAAAAAGCCACGGAAAAGTTCAACAACCTCAACATCCCCGTTTATTGCCTCACAGACTATCAGACGCTGATTGAAGTGGCCGTCGATGAGGGCAGAATCGAGGAAAATGATCTTGATCTGCTGAATGCCTGGAGAGAAAACCCTTCTGAATGGCCGAATTGA
- a CDS encoding glucosyl-3-phosphoglycerate synthase, with protein sequence MNNLQEWIDKNTYHHSQFWDLKKLVETKEKLGLTISLCLPTLNEEKTVGKEIIVFKSELMNRYPLIDEIAVIDSGSEDNTLEVARSYGADTYLSADILPNLEPKMGKGENLWKAIYQLTGDIIVYVDADISNIHPRFVYGLVAPLIYREEVKYVKAFYDRPLAISGSVRASGGGRVTEILVRPLFSLFFPELTTIIQPLSGEYAVRREVLEQIAFPIGFGVETSHLIDVHHKFGLEAFAQTDLDKRVHENKPTISLGKMSFGILQTFIKRAKALGILEKADHETIMRQFQVTKDHYEQNLIEIVEEERPPMIEIEEYRKKFKK encoded by the coding sequence GTGAATAATCTTCAGGAATGGATTGACAAAAATACGTACCACCACTCCCAGTTTTGGGACCTTAAAAAACTGGTTGAAACCAAGGAAAAGCTGGGGCTGACCATCTCACTCTGCCTGCCCACACTGAACGAAGAGAAAACCGTAGGTAAGGAGATTATCGTTTTTAAATCGGAACTGATGAACCGCTACCCGCTGATTGATGAAATTGCGGTGATCGACTCGGGTTCGGAAGACAATACGCTTGAAGTGGCAAGGAGCTATGGCGCCGATACCTATCTGTCAGCTGATATTCTTCCCAATCTTGAGCCGAAAATGGGTAAGGGTGAAAACCTGTGGAAAGCCATCTATCAGCTCACCGGCGACATTATTGTATATGTGGATGCAGACATCAGCAATATCCACCCTCGATTCGTGTATGGACTGGTGGCTCCGCTGATTTATCGTGAAGAGGTTAAATATGTGAAAGCTTTTTATGACCGGCCGCTTGCCATTTCAGGCAGCGTAAGAGCTTCGGGAGGCGGACGCGTTACCGAAATTCTTGTCAGGCCGCTTTTTTCACTCTTCTTTCCGGAACTGACTACCATTATTCAACCACTTTCGGGAGAGTATGCCGTTCGACGTGAGGTGCTTGAACAGATTGCATTTCCCATCGGGTTCGGTGTGGAAACTTCACATCTGATCGATGTACACCATAAATTCGGGCTTGAAGCATTCGCGCAGACCGATCTGGACAAGCGAGTTCACGAAAATAAGCCGACTATATCTCTCGGCAAGATGTCGTTCGGCATCCTGCAGACCTTTATCAAGCGCGCCAAAGCCCTTGGAATTCTGGAAAAAGCAGATCATGAAACGATTATGCGCCAGTTTCAGGTCACCAAAGATCACTATGAGCAGAATCTGATTGAGATCGTTGAAGAGGAGCGTCCGCCCATGATTGAAATTGAGGAGTACCGAAAAAAATTCAAAAAATGA
- the miaB gene encoding tRNA (N6-isopentenyl adenosine(37)-C2)-methylthiotransferase MiaB, with product MDNKRFYIETYGCQMNFADTEVVNSILMDNGMDPVQSAEEADIIFVNTCSIRENAETRVWNRLKEFRSLKKEKGELTVGVMGCMAERIKEQIIEQEQLVDIVVGPDAYRDIPNLLKEVHDGRKAVNVLLSLEETYADITPVRTSGNGVTAFVSIMRGCDNMCAFCVVPFTRGRERSRPMSSILREVEQLREQGYKEVTLLGQNVNSYNYEGIDFTRLMDEASRANPEIRFRFSSPHPKDFPEPLLHLIAERPNLCNYIHIPAQAGSDTMLERMRRPYTREQYLKLIDRMREIIPGVSLSTDIIAGFCDETEEEHQATMSLMKIVEYDLAYMFAYSERERTLAHRKYEDNVPEEVKKRRLSEIIKQQMNIQQKSNEAEAGRRHLVLVEGESKRSDQQLSGRTDTNKMVVFDRLDFGKGDYVEVEITGSTSATLFAKPVRKSSIAEFHAGQAVPA from the coding sequence ATGGATAACAAACGATTTTACATAGAGACCTACGGCTGCCAGATGAACTTCGCCGATACCGAAGTTGTAAACTCCATTCTGATGGACAATGGCATGGATCCGGTTCAGTCTGCCGAAGAAGCGGATATCATCTTTGTGAACACCTGTTCTATCCGGGAAAACGCTGAAACCCGTGTCTGGAACCGGCTGAAGGAGTTTAGATCACTTAAAAAAGAAAAGGGTGAGCTGACGGTCGGCGTGATGGGTTGCATGGCGGAGAGGATCAAGGAACAAATTATTGAACAGGAGCAGCTGGTGGATATTGTCGTGGGACCTGATGCCTACCGTGACATTCCCAATCTGCTCAAAGAAGTACACGACGGCCGGAAGGCGGTCAATGTGCTGCTCTCACTTGAAGAAACCTATGCGGATATCACTCCGGTTCGAACCAGCGGCAACGGTGTTACGGCGTTTGTATCTATCATGCGCGGATGCGACAATATGTGTGCATTTTGCGTGGTGCCCTTTACGCGCGGACGCGAACGAAGCCGGCCGATGAGCAGCATACTCAGGGAAGTTGAACAGCTTCGCGAACAGGGATACAAGGAAGTAACCCTTCTTGGCCAGAATGTAAACTCATACAATTACGAGGGCATTGATTTTACAAGGCTGATGGATGAGGCCAGCAGGGCCAATCCCGAAATCCGTTTCCGGTTCTCATCTCCCCACCCCAAGGATTTTCCGGAACCACTTCTTCATCTCATTGCGGAACGCCCGAACCTGTGCAATTATATCCATATACCGGCGCAGGCCGGCAGCGATACCATGCTTGAGAGAATGCGCCGCCCCTATACCCGAGAACAGTATTTGAAGCTTATTGATCGCATGAGAGAGATTATTCCGGGTGTATCACTCTCAACGGATATTATCGCCGGCTTTTGTGATGAAACCGAAGAGGAGCACCAGGCAACCATGAGTCTGATGAAGATTGTGGAGTACGATCTGGCCTACATGTTCGCCTATTCCGAACGCGAACGGACCCTCGCTCACCGTAAATATGAGGACAATGTTCCGGAGGAAGTGAAAAAACGGCGATTATCAGAGATCATCAAACAGCAGATGAATATACAGCAGAAAAGCAATGAGGCCGAGGCCGGCCGGCGGCATCTGGTGCTGGTTGAAGGTGAAAGCAAGCGATCGGACCAGCAGCTATCAGGCCGAACCGATACCAATAAAATGGTGGTTTTTGATCGTCTCGATTTTGGAAAAGGAGACTACGTAGAAGTTGAAATCACGGGAAGCACCTCTGCTACACTATTCGCAAAACCCGTCAGGAAAAGCTCCATTGCCGAATTTCATGCCGGGCAAGCCGTGCCCGCGTAA
- a CDS encoding DUF4382 domain-containing protein, with protein MIESLKSLKRVVAGIAALSLILITGCSLNSDPGVGTLQVKLHDNAADYEEVNILVERVDVNNTSGDDGWQTISEPNETYNILELINGQFELIANAQLEAGIYEQIRLVVSRDQNTVVKDGQSYGLFVPSGAETGVKLNINAEIEEGIQYVLLLDFDAEKSVVETGAADNPGFILQPVIRATPEAISGNIGGTVSPVEANAAVYAITGFNTPEADTLSTTYADEVTGEFLLVGLEEGTYTVSADANSYGPVSVENVEVTIGETNDVGTIELGTAQ; from the coding sequence ATGATAGAATCACTTAAATCATTAAAAAGAGTCGTTGCAGGAATTGCAGCACTAAGTTTAATTCTGATAACCGGTTGTTCCCTGAACAGCGACCCGGGTGTCGGAACACTACAGGTGAAGCTGCATGATAACGCAGCCGATTATGAAGAGGTAAATATTCTCGTAGAGCGTGTGGACGTGAACAATACTAGCGGTGATGACGGCTGGCAAACAATTAGTGAGCCCAATGAAACCTATAACATACTTGAGCTTATCAATGGCCAGTTTGAATTGATTGCAAATGCACAGCTTGAAGCGGGTATCTATGAGCAAATTCGGCTTGTAGTGAGCAGGGATCAGAACACGGTTGTAAAAGACGGGCAATCCTACGGCCTTTTTGTACCCAGCGGTGCAGAAACAGGCGTAAAACTTAATATAAATGCAGAAATCGAAGAGGGAATTCAATATGTCCTCCTGCTCGATTTCGATGCGGAAAAATCGGTCGTGGAAACAGGTGCGGCTGACAACCCCGGATTTATTCTGCAGCCTGTGATCAGAGCCACTCCCGAAGCAATTTCCGGTAATATCGGTGGTACCGTATCGCCGGTTGAAGCAAACGCTGCAGTATATGCCATTACGGGCTTTAATACTCCGGAAGCCGACACCCTCTCAACTACCTATGCAGATGAAGTGACCGGAGAGTTTCTTCTGGTAGGTCTCGAAGAGGGAACATATACGGTATCGGCAGATGCAAACAGTTACGGTCCCGTATCAGTTGAAAATGTAGAAGTAACGATAGGTGAGACCAACGATGTCGGAACAATTGAACTGGGTACCGCCCAGTAG
- a CDS encoding isoamylase early set domain-containing protein, with protein MMNENSYQFDRQEELFRRYLDGELSSGEEREALHMIADSEEMREMLRFERSLSMGFLQMQDPGSFTVPDNFKDSVMNRIEQAESAPEKTEISKNKSAEPLSIFRKRTVTFHPVLAAAAMILISFGFGYLLFTQMQPAAGEGFDGERQTEIQTISGSEAESQIWIRFVYFDESAETIEVAGDFNDWEPTELSREIMDGRQVWTGMIPVTRGEHKYMFVKDGEEWVTDPLAEVQQDDGFGNKNAVLYL; from the coding sequence ATGATGAATGAGAATAGTTATCAATTCGACAGGCAGGAAGAACTGTTTCGGCGCTATCTGGATGGTGAATTGAGTTCCGGTGAGGAGCGTGAGGCTCTTCACATGATTGCGGATAGTGAAGAAATGCGTGAGATGCTAAGGTTTGAAAGATCGCTCAGCATGGGCTTTTTGCAGATGCAGGACCCGGGCTCATTTACGGTTCCCGATAATTTCAAAGATTCTGTTATGAACAGGATTGAACAGGCCGAATCTGCGCCTGAAAAAACAGAAATTTCAAAGAATAAGTCCGCAGAGCCCCTTTCAATATTTAGAAAAAGAACCGTCACATTTCACCCTGTACTGGCAGCTGCTGCGATGATTTTGATATCCTTTGGATTCGGATATCTGCTGTTTACTCAAATGCAGCCGGCTGCGGGCGAAGGGTTTGATGGGGAAAGACAAACAGAGATCCAGACTATTTCCGGTTCTGAGGCAGAATCGCAAATATGGATTCGTTTTGTCTACTTTGATGAATCTGCCGAAACGATTGAAGTTGCCGGTGATTTTAATGATTGGGAACCCACGGAGCTTTCTCGTGAGATTATGGATGGCCGTCAGGTGTGGACCGGCATGATCCCTGTTACACGTGGTGAGCACAAATATATGTTTGTGAAAGATGGTGAGGAGTGGGTAACAGATCCGCTCGCAGAGGTTCAGCAGGACGACGGCTTCGGCAATAAAAATGCGGTACTCTATTTATGA
- a CDS encoding M20/M25/M40 family metallo-hydrolase: MKNNQLLKKLPDLEERLKGFKEVILANLVMLGEIAAPTFEEADRIEFLLNRFNEADLTESSIDDGGNGIGFLEGKNGDQGILINAHADTVFSSKTDHTMQVLGDRISGPGVADNSLGMAILATLPYILSELEIELNHDLILLGGTKSLGRGDLQGIRFFLNNHNFNLSHALCIEGVELGRLSYTSIGMLRGEITCKVPESYDWSRFGDASAILTLNEVINKINDIRLPKRPRTSIVMGSINGGTSFNTIAKDATLRFEVRSESQDVVHSTGQTIEDIVMEVSSKTGDEVELDIFARRKPGGIPYAHPLNKCARDVMKTLDIEPRLAPSISELAALIDKKIPALTLGITTGDNMQKTNETIWIEPIFKGLAQLIGILIAIDGGRCE, encoded by the coding sequence ATGAAAAACAACCAACTGCTTAAAAAGCTTCCCGACCTGGAGGAGAGGCTAAAGGGGTTTAAAGAAGTGATTCTGGCCAATCTGGTGATGCTGGGGGAAATTGCAGCACCCACTTTTGAAGAAGCCGACCGAATAGAATTTTTACTTAACCGTTTCAATGAGGCCGATCTTACCGAGTCGTCGATCGATGACGGCGGTAACGGCATCGGTTTTCTGGAGGGTAAAAACGGAGATCAGGGAATTTTAATCAATGCACACGCCGATACGGTTTTTTCATCCAAAACCGATCATACGATGCAGGTACTGGGTGATCGCATAAGCGGTCCCGGAGTAGCTGACAACAGTCTCGGAATGGCGATTCTTGCAACCCTTCCCTACATATTAAGCGAGCTCGAGATAGAGCTGAACCACGATCTGATTTTGCTTGGCGGTACAAAAAGCCTGGGCCGGGGTGACCTGCAGGGAATCCGCTTTTTCCTGAACAATCACAACTTCAACCTTTCACATGCACTCTGTATTGAGGGTGTTGAACTGGGGCGGCTTAGCTATACCTCTATCGGCATGCTACGGGGAGAAATTACCTGCAAGGTTCCTGAAAGCTACGACTGGTCGCGCTTCGGTGATGCAAGTGCAATTCTGACTCTTAACGAAGTAATCAATAAAATTAATGATATCCGCCTTCCGAAACGGCCGCGAACCAGTATTGTGATGGGCTCCATTAATGGCGGAACTTCATTCAATACCATCGCCAAAGACGCTACGCTGCGATTCGAGGTTCGGTCCGAATCGCAGGACGTTGTGCATTCAACAGGGCAAACTATCGAAGACATCGTTATGGAGGTATCTTCCAAAACCGGTGACGAAGTGGAACTGGATATTTTTGCGCGCAGGAAACCGGGCGGTATTCCGTATGCACACCCTCTTAACAAGTGCGCACGCGACGTCATGAAAACACTGGATATTGAACCCAGGCTGGCACCCAGTATATCTGAACTTGCCGCTCTGATAGACAAAAAAATCCCGGCCCTTACTCTGGGCATCACAACCGGCGACAACATGCAGAAAACCAATGAAACCATCTGGATTGAGCCGATATTTAAAGGTCTGGCCCAGCTAATCGGAATTTTAATTGCAATTGACGGAGGGCGCTGTGAATAA
- a CDS encoding DUF4382 domain-containing protein, translated as MKKVISALIALSAILFAGCSMDVETGTGSLKVLLHDAPADYEAVNIFVERVEINNTEGDEGWQVISEPNQSYDILQLTNGNFELLADVELEPGFYPQIRLIVSRDENSVVVDGETRSLFIPSGAQTGVKINVDAEIREGIEYTILLDFDAERSVVKTGQAPFPGFLLKPVIRASNRAETGNIAGIVTPFEARAAVFAIAGDDTLSTTYADEANGEFMLVGLEEGSYKVSIEAREEGYEPKILDDVTVEVDETTDVDTVELDTTPTE; from the coding sequence ATGAAAAAAGTCATTTCAGCACTTATTGCCCTGAGCGCCATTCTTTTTGCCGGCTGCTCCATGGATGTGGAAACAGGAACAGGAAGTCTAAAAGTGCTTCTGCATGATGCGCCGGCCGACTATGAAGCCGTAAACATCTTTGTAGAACGTGTAGAGATTAATAATACTGAGGGAGACGAAGGTTGGCAGGTGATCAGTGAACCGAACCAGTCTTATGATATCCTGCAGTTGACCAATGGAAACTTTGAGCTGCTGGCTGATGTAGAACTTGAGCCAGGCTTTTATCCCCAGATCAGGCTTATTGTCAGCCGCGATGAAAATTCTGTTGTGGTAGACGGTGAAACCCGCAGCCTGTTCATCCCAAGCGGAGCACAGACGGGAGTCAAGATCAATGTGGATGCGGAAATCAGGGAAGGTATTGAATACACCATACTGCTCGATTTTGATGCGGAGAGAAGTGTTGTAAAAACCGGTCAGGCCCCGTTTCCCGGATTTCTACTTAAACCGGTAATCAGAGCGTCAAATAGAGCTGAAACCGGAAATATTGCAGGAATAGTGACTCCCTTTGAGGCAAGAGCCGCTGTATTTGCCATCGCTGGCGACGATACGCTCTCTACAACCTATGCCGACGAAGCGAATGGCGAATTTATGCTGGTAGGCTTGGAGGAAGGCTCCTACAAAGTTTCAATAGAGGCTCGCGAGGAAGGATATGAGCCAAAAATATTGGATGATGTAACTGTTGAAGTAGACGAAACTACAGATGTTGACACCGTTGAACTGGATACAACGCCCACTGAGTAG
- the pgsA gene encoding CDP-diacylglycerol--glycerol-3-phosphate 3-phosphatidyltransferase: MKRLPNILSSFRMAMAPVFLLLYIQDDIWLRGISLVIFAVAALTDFFDGYIARKYRVESKFGIFLDPLADKFLTIAGFVCLPFLSPEQFPWWAIVLIVIRDLGITGLRIFADRRNLTMQTRSSAKVKTAIQMIYLYTALLFGFLVLFGGGFGEMVRSVYELDLFYWGMIAVTAITVYSGIEYLAVNRKMFVTTAGKNA; encoded by the coding sequence GTGAAACGTTTACCGAACATATTGAGCAGTTTTCGGATGGCGATGGCCCCTGTCTTTTTGCTACTCTACATCCAGGATGACATCTGGCTGAGGGGAATTAGTCTGGTTATTTTTGCCGTTGCCGCACTCACCGATTTTTTTGACGGTTATATTGCCCGGAAGTACCGGGTTGAAAGCAAGTTCGGGATTTTTCTGGATCCTCTCGCAGACAAATTTCTGACGATAGCCGGGTTTGTTTGCCTTCCTTTTCTGAGCCCGGAGCAGTTTCCCTGGTGGGCTATTGTGCTTATTGTTATACGAGATCTGGGCATCACCGGGCTTCGCATTTTTGCTGACAGACGGAACCTGACCATGCAGACCCGTTCCTCTGCAAAAGTCAAAACAGCCATACAGATGATTTATTTATATACAGCACTGCTCTTTGGTTTTCTTGTGCTTTTCGGGGGAGGTTTTGGAGAGATGGTTCGGTCTGTTTACGAACTGGATCTGTTTTACTGGGGTATGATCGCAGTTACAGCAATCACCGTCTATTCCGGCATTGAATACCTGGCTGTTAACAGAAAAATGTTTGTTACTACTGCGGGAAAGAATGCTTAG
- a CDS encoding glycogen-binding domain-containing protein: MRTIFSAMIILSIIPIQSYCQSWQGVLLLDTRSGYTGNAYLNPYFAEWDRSGESGYFMGASLGQISYAADKFSTEATAGYVYQPFFDERDTWTGLFTSLSGRYRISDHVSAGMETGASYFSTILRRDLFWLQPVITVTPSLFTQLRFKAGSSFRTLHNFDPDGSNVSDRYDSYTIEIETWPGFRWQVRSALYGNIADPSANIGLRSIVEHRIDRSFRVNINAGFERFGYTITSETGGGGGFPPIGNPGGELTTSEADFLLRGGLGAAWQLNRNLSFLFQGDLLNYSSSASGESFTDIHVTAGVRVSLFPSIGDKDRADVEWTSNGTQQVFVQLNYKGDGRLFITGDFNDWDKPGVPLSNQNGNRYAARLELEPGVYEYKILLVEGSDENWVELSDETYTVTDSFGGTNGMIFID; the protein is encoded by the coding sequence ATGAGAACTATTTTCTCAGCCATGATCATACTTTCAATCATACCGATTCAGAGCTACTGTCAGAGTTGGCAGGGTGTATTGCTTTTGGATACCAGAAGCGGGTATACAGGGAATGCCTATCTGAACCCATACTTTGCTGAGTGGGACCGAAGCGGGGAATCAGGTTACTTCATGGGTGCATCGTTGGGACAAATCTCTTATGCTGCCGACAAATTTTCTACAGAAGCTACAGCAGGTTACGTATACCAGCCATTCTTTGATGAGCGCGATACATGGACCGGATTATTTACTTCACTGTCGGGCCGGTACAGGATTTCAGACCATGTTTCTGCCGGAATGGAAACAGGCGCCAGTTATTTTTCGACAATCTTAAGACGCGATCTGTTTTGGCTGCAGCCTGTCATCACTGTAACACCATCACTTTTTACGCAGCTTCGATTCAAGGCGGGGTCCAGCTTTAGAACATTGCACAATTTTGATCCAGACGGGTCAAATGTCAGTGACCGATACGATAGTTACACCATTGAAATTGAAACCTGGCCTGGTTTCAGATGGCAGGTCCGTTCTGCCTTGTATGGAAACATTGCGGACCCTTCGGCAAATATAGGTCTCAGGTCAATTGTTGAGCACAGGATCGACAGGTCGTTTAGAGTCAACATTAATGCCGGATTTGAGCGATTTGGATATACTATAACCTCGGAAACAGGCGGTGGGGGCGGATTTCCGCCGATTGGTAACCCGGGAGGTGAATTGACCACGTCGGAAGCTGATTTTCTATTGAGAGGAGGCCTCGGGGCTGCATGGCAGCTGAATCGTAACCTGTCATTTTTGTTTCAGGGTGATCTGCTGAACTACAGCTCATCGGCATCCGGTGAATCGTTTACGGATATCCATGTTACGGCTGGCGTTCGTGTTTCTTTGTTTCCTTCAATTGGAGATAAAGACAGGGCGGATGTGGAGTGGACATCAAACGGTACGCAGCAGGTGTTTGTACAGCTCAATTACAAGGGCGATGGCCGGCTTTTTATTACCGGCGATTTTAATGATTGGGATAAACCGGGAGTTCCGCTCTCTAATCAAAACGGAAACCGGTACGCCGCCCGCCTTGAGCTGGAACCGGGTGTGTATGAATACAAAATATTGCTTGTGGAAGGATCTGATGAAAACTGGGTGGAACTGTCAGACGAAACGTACACCGTTACCGACAGTTTTGGCGGTACAAACGGAATGATATTTATTGATTAA
- a CDS encoding phosphatidylglycerophosphatase A family protein → MLSSPKILTGTLLGIGFLPKAPGTWASAATLPLLYFSWLLSPMWGIPAFAFIAIILSLWAADHNIHEFGDDPPEFVMDECAGQALVFVPVALLHSSFPDLFHLFTGFFFFRVFDILKPFGVDRLQKLPGKFGILGDDLLAGLYATICTELILTLKATLF, encoded by the coding sequence ATGCTTAGCAGTCCCAAAATACTGACCGGTACCTTATTGGGTATTGGATTTCTACCAAAAGCTCCCGGAACCTGGGCAAGCGCGGCAACGCTACCGTTGCTCTATTTTTCCTGGCTTTTATCTCCCATGTGGGGAATTCCTGCATTTGCATTCATCGCCATCATTCTTTCGCTATGGGCTGCCGATCACAATATTCATGAATTTGGGGATGATCCTCCAGAGTTTGTTATGGATGAATGTGCAGGCCAGGCACTCGTATTTGTACCAGTTGCGCTTCTTCACTCATCTTTTCCGGATCTCTTCCACTTATTTACAGGTTTCTTCTTTTTCAGGGTATTTGATATCCTGAAACCGTTCGGAGTTGACCGTCTTCAGAAATTACCGGGAAAATTTGGTATATTGGGTGATGATCTTTTGGCGGGTTTATATGCTACGATCTGTACGGAACTGATCCTTACGCTAAAGGCTACCCTTTTCTAA
- a CDS encoding FKBP-type peptidyl-prolyl cis-trans isomerase — MKKLLFPLILLITTGCLNSSVEEYDDTADLAFYEEFSQRDDVEQTNSGLLYRIIEPGEGDSPDENLFSFVRYEGSSVDGEVAFSTNEELDIFLPEEMTTFRGLAEGIQLMSAGAEYEFVLPSNLATGDGRVFSFNMELDSFLIEPDEFLSQNAQNQDITETNSGLQYRIITEGQGEAPQEDDAVSVNYTGSYTNGFVFDESQDGPVQFSVSSVIPGFREGLQLMAPGSVYEIFIPSDIGYGTNPPQGILPGAVLVFEIELVEIVEP; from the coding sequence ATGAAAAAGCTTTTATTCCCACTGATTCTTTTGATAACCACCGGCTGCCTGAACTCTTCCGTTGAGGAGTACGATGATACGGCTGATCTCGCCTTCTATGAGGAGTTCAGTCAGCGGGACGATGTAGAGCAAACCAACAGCGGCCTGCTTTACCGTATTATTGAGCCGGGTGAGGGAGATTCACCCGATGAGAACCTGTTCAGCTTTGTTCGTTATGAAGGCAGTTCCGTAGATGGCGAGGTCGCATTTTCCACTAACGAAGAACTTGATATTTTCCTGCCCGAAGAGATGACCACATTCAGAGGCCTTGCAGAAGGCATTCAGCTGATGTCTGCCGGTGCAGAGTACGAATTTGTTCTGCCATCCAACCTTGCCACGGGCGACGGCAGGGTATTTTCTTTTAATATGGAACTCGACTCTTTCCTGATTGAACCGGATGAGTTTCTCAGCCAGAATGCGCAAAATCAGGACATCACGGAAACAAACAGCGGCCTTCAGTACCGGATTATTACGGAGGGACAGGGAGAGGCACCTCAGGAAGATGACGCAGTTAGCGTGAATTACACCGGCAGTTATACGAACGGTTTTGTATTTGACGAGTCACAGGATGGTCCGGTTCAATTCTCCGTATCATCCGTTATACCCGGATTCAGAGAGGGTCTGCAGCTGATGGCTCCGGGTTCAGTCTATGAAATTTTTATACCGTCCGATATCGGTTACGGTACAAATCCCCCTCAGGGAATACTGCCGGGAGCCGTTCTTGTATTTGAGATTGAACTTGTTGAAATCGTGGAGCCATAA